The Arctopsyche grandis isolate Sample6627 chromosome 5, ASM5162203v2, whole genome shotgun sequence genome includes a window with the following:
- the LOC143911662 gene encoding uncharacterized protein LOC143911662 has translation MECRLCLGSAPAESSVSIFQRPGPHPERLEQRIRTGCQIYVKRGDGLPDTVCLSCKTNLELLISFRKACFRSHETSQLRLADCLNFKTEEVFLEDLIWEDEPSQSTIHRKDSDICLKPFPSESELILHKRSHPGEKRFQCDICLKSYIRKNTLVIHLRSHTGEKPYKCVICLKSFTLNSSLKKHKKLHAGIKLHKCDICLKSYVHKNEVVSHLRSHTGEKPYKCEICLKSFRLKSTLEQHKKLHTGIKPHKCDICLKSFIQKPTLVRHLRIHTGEKPYKCEICLKSYPQKSYLKKHKKLHARMKPYKCEICLKSYVHKNELVSHLRSHMGEKPYKCEICLKSYVHKNKLVSHLRSHTGEKPYKCEICLKSFPLKSTLVRHLKIHTGEKPYKCAICLKSYAEKSYLKKHKKLHAGMKPHKCDICLKSYVHKNELVSHLRSHTGEKPYKCEICLKSFPLKSSLQNHKKLHTGIKPHKCDICLKSFNQKITLVRHLRIHTYNALVGHFRTHTG, from the exons atggagtgcaggctttgtcttggatcagctccggccgagtcttccgtctccatcttccagagaccaggtcctcatccagagcgtctggagcaacgcattcggaccggCTGTCAGATTTAT gttaaaagaggcgatgggttgccagacacggtgtgtctttcgtgtaagaccaatctcgaattgttgatcagctttcgaaaggcttgttttcgaagccaCGAAACATCTCAACTGAGGTTAGCTGATTGCTTGAActtcaagactgaagaagttttctTGGAAGATCTAATATGGGAAGACGAGCCTTCACAAtcgacaattcaccgaaagGACAGTGACATTTGCTTGAAGCCATTTCCCAGTGAATCTGAACTTATTCTACACAAAAGATCTCATCCTGGAGAAAAGCGGTttcaatgtgacatttgtttaaaatcatatattcgaaaaaatactcttgtgatacatttgagatctcacacgggggaaaagccttacaagtgtgtaatttgtctaaaatcatttactctaaaTTCTAGCctcaagaaacataaaaaattgcatgctgggataaaactacacaaatgtgacatttgtttaaaatcatatgttcataaaaatgaagttgtgtcacatttgagatctcacacgggggaaaagccatacaaatgtgaaatttgtctaaaatcatttcgtCTTAAATCTACCCTTGAGCAACACAAAAAAttacatactgggataaaaccacacaaatgtgacatttgtttaaaatcatttattcaaaaaccTACACTTGTTAGACATTTAAGAAttcacactggggaaaagccttacaagtgtgaaatttgtctaaaatcatatcctcaaaaatcttacctcaagaaacataaaaaattgcatgctagaatgaaaccatacaaatgtgaaatttgtttaaaatcatatgttcataaaaatgaacttgtgtcacatttgagatctcacatgggggaaaagccatacaagtgtgaaatttgtttaaaatcatatgttcataaaaataaacttgtgtcacatttgagatctcacacgggggaaaagccatacaagtgtgaaatttgtctaaaatcatttcctCTTAAATCTACCCTTGTTAgacatttaaaaattcacactggcgaaaagccttacaagtgtgcaatttgtctaaaatcatatgCTGAAAAATCTTACctcaagaaacataaaaaattgcatgctggaatgaaaccacacaaatgtgacatttgtttaaaatcatatgttcataaaaatgaacttgtgtcacatttgagatctcacacgggggaaaagccatacaagtgtgaaatttgtctaaaatcatttcctCTTAAATCTTCCCTTCAGaatcataaaaaattacatactgggataaaaccacacaaatgt